A region of Micropterus dolomieu isolate WLL.071019.BEF.003 ecotype Adirondacks linkage group LG01, ASM2129224v1, whole genome shotgun sequence DNA encodes the following proteins:
- the ptger2a gene encoding prostaglandin E receptor 2a (subtype EP2) yields MTNADVELCHNKHDIDSTTSPLISAVMFGAGIFGNVAALVILEIRRRRNTRTGETRRHSLFHVLITSLVVTDLAGTCLVSPLVQWSYSHNTTLVGMSPDTRSVCWYFGVTMTFFSLATMLLLFTMALERSVAIGYPYLYSRHVTKKCAYITIPLVFFLCMLFCLLPFAGFGKIVQYCPGTWCFIDMNPAESKQKVYATLYATIMLVLVLAIVACNGFVVYQLFRMYQRRKRNCGSVMANTRSNSERRVMSMAEEVEHLILLVFMTIIFIMCTLPLVVR; encoded by the coding sequence ATGACCAACGCAGATGTTGAACTGTGCCACAATAAGCACGACATTGACTCCACCACGAGCCCGCTGATCAGCGCCGTCATGTTCGGTGCAGGCATCTTTGGCAACGTGGCTGCCCTGGTGATCCTGGAAATCCGGCGGCGTAGAAACACGAGGACAGGGGAAACGCGGCGGCATTCGTTGTTTCACGTCCTCATCACATCGCTGGTGGTCACGGACCTGGCAGGGACCTGCCTGGTCAGTCCGCTGGTGCAGTGGTCGTATTCACATAACACTACCTTGGTGGGGATGTCACCTGACACTAGAAGTGTGTGTTGGTACTTTGGTGTCACCATGACCTTCTTCAGCCTGGCCACCATGTTGCTTCTCTTCACTATGGCACTAGAGAGATCCGTTGCCATTGGGTACCCGTACCTGTACAGCCGGCACGTCACCAAGAAATGTGCCTATATCACAATCCccttggtgttttttttgtgcatgttattCTGTCTCCTCCCTTTTGCGGGATTTGGGAAGATTGTACAATACTGCCCCGGCACATGGTGCTTCATTGACATGAACCCGGCGGAAAGTAAGCAAAAGGTGTACGCCACCCTGTATGCCACTATTATGCTGGTGCTGGTTCTGGCTATCGTGGCTTGCAACGGTTTTGTGGTGTACCAGCTGTTCAGGATGTACCAACGTCGGAAGAGGAACTGCGGCTCGGTGATGGCGAACACGAGATCCAACAGCGAACGCAGGGTGATGTCCATGGCGGAGGAGGTGGAGCATCTCATCCTGCTGGTCTTCATgaccatcatcttcatcatgtGCACACTTCCCCTGGTGGTAAGATGA